A single Iodidimonas sp. SYSU 1G8 DNA region contains:
- the phaP gene encoding TIGR01841 family phasin (Members of this family are phasins (small proteins associated with inclusions such as PHA granules). Note that several different families of phasins have been named PhaP despite very little sequence similarity to each other.) gives MSQTNPFTEAFENMTKSFTQFAGGMPSFNMGAMPKFDMDSVMKTGQANFAALTEANRIALEGMQAVAKRQQELAAEAMSDFQETAKTITAGGGADVFAKPVEMARGAFEKSVSNMKELAELAGKSQTEAWGVIGRRFQDSMSELQAVAKK, from the coding sequence ATGTCCCAGACCAACCCGTTCACCGAAGCCTTCGAGAACATGACCAAGAGCTTCACCCAGTTCGCGGGTGGCATGCCGTCGTTCAACATGGGCGCCATGCCCAAGTTCGACATGGATAGTGTCATGAAGACGGGCCAGGCGAACTTCGCGGCTCTCACCGAAGCCAACCGCATCGCGCTCGAAGGCATGCAGGCCGTCGCCAAGCGTCAGCAGGAGCTGGCCGCCGAAGCCATGAGCGACTTCCAGGAAACCGCCAAGACCATCACCGCCGGCGGCGGCGCCGATGTGTTCGCCAAGCCGGTCGAAATGGCCCGCGGCGCGTTCGAGAAGTCGGTGTCCAATATGAAGGAACTGGCCGAGCTGGCCGGCAAGTCGCAGACCGAAGCTTGGGGCGTCATCGGCCGCCGCTTCCAGGACAGCATGTCCGAACTGCAGGCCGTCGCGAAGAAGTAA
- the shc gene encoding squalene--hopene cyclase: MNVENPLAGQTMDETLRAAIESGFGWSVARQHPEGYWVGKLQTNSCMEAEWILALHFLGLHDHPRRAGLVRSLLREQRADGSWGIYHGASAGDINATVESYAALRSVGMAADDPVLATARAWIFQRGGLRNVRVFTRYWLALIGEWPWESTPNIPPEVIRFPLWFPFNIYNFASWARATLMPIAVLSARRPVRPLADGNRLDELFPEGREGFDYSLPKVIRPFTWEQFFMTTDRILHWAQSRRAVPGREAAIARVMEWIVKHQDADGAWGGIQPPWIYSLMALQIEGYPMGHPVIAKGLDALHDPRWSYEVDGAVYIQASVSPVWDTVLTLLAMDDCEVQEEHAEAVDKAIGWLLDNEVRHYGDWARKVRGVAPGGWAFEYANQFYPDVDDTAVALIVLAKHRQDPKWRARGIDGVIERAVNWVLAMQCSAGGWAAFDRDNDAQILTRIPFSDFGEALDPPSVDVTAHVLEALGALGYDRHHPAIARGVAFLRKEQERDGSWWGRWGVNYIYGTSAALPALKAVGEDMRDDHVLRAADWIAAHQNADGGWGETCGSYMDRSLAGKGDSTASQTAWALMSLLAVGRPQDRAVVWKGLGFLTSRQQDGTWDEAEYTGTGFPGYGLGRPIDLADGAEEALGQSVELSRGFMINYNLYRHYFPLMAMGRARNYLARLGNEPE, from the coding sequence ATGAACGTCGAAAATCCGCTCGCTGGCCAGACCATGGACGAGACGCTGCGCGCCGCCATCGAGAGCGGATTCGGCTGGTCCGTGGCGCGTCAGCACCCCGAGGGCTACTGGGTCGGCAAGCTGCAGACCAATTCCTGCATGGAAGCCGAGTGGATTCTGGCGCTGCATTTCCTCGGCCTGCACGATCATCCGCGCCGGGCCGGACTGGTGCGCTCGCTGCTGCGCGAGCAGCGGGCGGATGGGTCATGGGGCATCTATCACGGCGCATCCGCCGGCGACATCAATGCCACGGTGGAGAGTTACGCCGCGCTGCGATCCGTCGGCATGGCGGCGGACGATCCGGTTCTCGCCACGGCACGCGCGTGGATTTTCCAGCGCGGCGGTCTGCGCAACGTACGCGTGTTCACCCGCTACTGGCTGGCCCTGATCGGCGAATGGCCGTGGGAGAGCACGCCCAACATCCCGCCGGAAGTCATCCGCTTTCCCCTGTGGTTTCCCTTCAACATCTATAATTTCGCGTCATGGGCGCGCGCCACCCTGATGCCCATCGCCGTGCTGTCGGCGCGCCGCCCGGTGCGTCCACTCGCCGATGGTAATCGCCTGGACGAGTTGTTTCCCGAAGGGCGTGAAGGCTTCGACTATTCCCTCCCCAAGGTGATCAGGCCCTTCACCTGGGAACAGTTCTTCATGACCACGGACAGGATCCTGCACTGGGCCCAGTCGCGCCGTGCGGTGCCGGGGCGCGAGGCGGCCATTGCCCGCGTGATGGAATGGATCGTCAAGCATCAGGACGCGGATGGCGCCTGGGGCGGCATCCAGCCGCCGTGGATCTACAGCCTGATGGCGCTGCAGATCGAGGGCTATCCCATGGGCCATCCGGTCATCGCCAAGGGACTGGACGCGTTGCACGATCCGCGGTGGTCTTATGAGGTGGATGGTGCCGTTTACATCCAGGCGTCCGTTTCACCCGTGTGGGACACGGTGCTGACCTTGCTCGCCATGGACGATTGCGAGGTTCAGGAGGAGCACGCCGAGGCGGTCGACAAGGCGATCGGCTGGCTGCTGGACAATGAGGTGCGCCACTACGGCGACTGGGCGCGAAAGGTCAGGGGCGTGGCGCCGGGCGGCTGGGCGTTCGAATACGCCAACCAGTTCTATCCCGACGTGGACGACACGGCCGTGGCACTGATCGTGCTGGCCAAGCATCGGCAAGACCCCAAATGGCGGGCGCGGGGCATCGACGGCGTCATCGAACGGGCCGTGAACTGGGTGCTCGCCATGCAATGCTCGGCGGGGGGCTGGGCCGCGTTCGACCGCGACAATGACGCCCAGATCCTCACCCGCATCCCGTTCAGCGATTTCGGCGAGGCGCTCGATCCGCCCAGCGTCGACGTCACCGCCCATGTGCTCGAGGCGCTCGGCGCGCTGGGCTATGACAGGCATCATCCGGCAATAGCGCGCGGCGTCGCCTTCCTGCGCAAGGAGCAGGAAAGGGACGGCAGCTGGTGGGGGCGCTGGGGCGTCAACTACATCTACGGCACGTCGGCCGCGCTGCCGGCGCTCAAGGCCGTGGGCGAGGACATGCGCGACGATCACGTGCTGCGAGCGGCCGATTGGATCGCCGCGCACCAGAACGCCGATGGCGGCTGGGGCGAAACCTGCGGGTCCTACATGGACCGTTCGCTGGCGGGCAAGGGCGACAGCACGGCGTCGCAGACCGCCTGGGCGCTCATGTCGCTATTGGCGGTGGGACGGCCGCAGGATCGCGCCGTGGTATGGAAGGGGCTCGGCTTCCTCACGTCGCGTCAGCAGGATGGCACCTGGGACGAGGCGGAATATACCGGCACTGGGTTTCCGGGTTATGGCCTGGGGCGGCCCATCGATCTCGCCGACGGTGCCGAGGAGGCCCTGGGGCAATCCGTCGAACTCAGCCGCGGCTTCATGATCAATTACAACCTGTACCGCCACTATTTCCCGCTCATGGCCATGGGCCGGGCGCGGAACTATCTGGCCCGGCTGGGAAACGAGCCGGAATAA
- a CDS encoding cold-shock protein encodes MTNGTVKWFNATKGYGFIQPDDGSADAFVHISAVERAGLSGLNEGQKVSYELTRGRNGKSSAEELKILG; translated from the coding sequence ATGACCAACGGAACCGTGAAGTGGTTCAATGCGACCAAGGGCTATGGCTTCATCCAGCCGGACGATGGTTCGGCCGACGCCTTCGTCCATATCTCCGCCGTCGAGCGGGCCGGCCTTTCTGGCCTGAATGAGGGCCAGAAGGTCTCTTACGAACTGACGCGTGGCCGCAACGGCAAGAGCTCAGCTGAAGAACTGAAGATCCTCGGCTAA
- the hemH gene encoding ferrochelatase, whose protein sequence is MTDTAHKPSGHPPVASGRIGVLLVNLGTPDAPTPSAVRRYLREFLSDRRIIETHPAIWQPILNLFILPFRPQKTAKAYQLVWRDDDDGSPLRHFTRTQTEALGHLIGQRRGDVIVDWAMRYGTPSVADRLKALRDQGCDRILALALYPQYSGTTTASAYDAVFSALQGMRWQPALRTAPPFHDDPAYIDALACGIEAHLTALPWTPDAVIASYHGIPKKYFDAGDPYYCHCAKTTRLLRERLGWSEDRLLMTFQSRFGPMEWLQPYTDETLAALPGQGVKRIAIVSPAFLADCLETLEEMAERGRHIFLEAGGEAFSYIPCLNDTPPAIDVLNGLVERELGGWL, encoded by the coding sequence ATGACCGATACCGCCCACAAACCATCCGGCCATCCGCCCGTCGCCTCCGGGCGCATCGGCGTTCTTCTCGTCAATCTGGGAACACCGGATGCACCCACGCCTTCGGCGGTGCGGCGCTATCTGCGGGAGTTTCTCAGCGACCGGCGCATCATCGAAACCCATCCGGCGATCTGGCAGCCGATCCTCAATCTCTTCATCCTGCCGTTCCGGCCGCAGAAAACCGCCAAGGCCTACCAGCTTGTCTGGCGTGACGATGATGATGGCTCGCCCCTGCGGCATTTCACGCGCACCCAGACCGAAGCCTTGGGCCACCTGATCGGCCAGCGTCGAGGCGACGTGATCGTCGATTGGGCCATGCGCTACGGCACGCCGTCGGTGGCGGACAGGCTCAAGGCCTTGCGTGACCAGGGCTGCGACCGCATTCTCGCGCTGGCGCTCTATCCGCAGTATAGCGGCACGACGACAGCCTCGGCCTATGATGCGGTGTTCTCGGCGCTGCAGGGCATGCGCTGGCAGCCGGCGCTGCGCACCGCGCCGCCCTTCCATGACGATCCGGCCTATATCGACGCGCTGGCGTGCGGCATCGAGGCCCATCTGACGGCGCTGCCCTGGACGCCCGATGCGGTGATCGCGTCCTATCACGGTATTCCGAAGAAGTATTTCGACGCGGGCGATCCCTATTACTGCCACTGCGCCAAGACCACGCGGCTTCTGCGCGAGCGGCTCGGCTGGAGCGAGGATCGGCTGCTCATGACGTTCCAGTCCCGCTTCGGCCCCATGGAATGGCTCCAGCCCTACACCGACGAAACCCTGGCCGCCCTGCCGGGCCAGGGCGTCAAGCGCATCGCCATCGTCTCGCCGGCCTTCCTCGCCGACTGTCTGGAAACGCTCGAGGAGATGGCCGAGCGCGGCCGCCACATCTTTCTCGAGGCCGGCGGCGAGGCGTTCAGCTACATCCCCTGCCTCAACGACACGCCGCCAGCCATCGACGTGCTGAATGGACTCGTCGAGCGCGAACTGGGCGGGTGGCTTTAG
- a CDS encoding PRC-barrel domain-containing protein, with the protein MAFAAGVVACLAPTLPATAQEASATDIMMVEQGRAILGAHAVSARHTIGAPVFSAAGERLGSVANLVLDSANRIQKVVVSSGTVLGVGGKNVQVEFKATVIRRDQEKAPIIQMQVTPEEMDNAPSFDPSTLASDGDRLASSFIDRTVTLAAMSESGKIHDLILNEDGTVEHLIVEFGGVLGVGQTRFVVAPDKLATAPEGKPMSLSLSKSELEALPRIKSTKAVSTL; encoded by the coding sequence TTGGCTTTCGCCGCCGGAGTCGTTGCCTGCCTCGCGCCGACACTGCCCGCGACGGCGCAGGAAGCGAGCGCTACGGACATCATGATGGTCGAACAGGGCCGCGCCATTTTGGGCGCTCACGCTGTCTCGGCCCGTCACACCATCGGCGCGCCAGTGTTCTCGGCTGCAGGTGAGCGCCTCGGCAGCGTCGCAAATCTCGTCCTGGATAGCGCCAACAGAATTCAGAAAGTCGTCGTCTCCAGCGGCACCGTTCTTGGCGTGGGCGGCAAAAACGTACAGGTGGAATTCAAGGCGACCGTGATCCGGCGAGACCAGGAAAAGGCGCCGATAATCCAGATGCAGGTCACGCCGGAGGAAATGGACAACGCGCCGTCATTCGATCCATCGACGCTGGCCAGCGACGGCGATCGCCTCGCGAGTTCCTTCATCGACAGGACCGTGACCTTGGCCGCCATGTCCGAGAGCGGCAAAATTCACGACCTGATCCTGAACGAGGACGGCACCGTCGAGCATCTGATCGTCGAATTCGGCGGTGTGCTGGGGGTGGGCCAAACACGCTTTGTCGTCGCGCCGGACAAGCTCGCCACGGCGCCGGAGGGCAAGCCCATGAGTCTGTCTCTGAGCAAATCCGAACTGGAGGCCCTGCCCCGGATCAAGTCCACCAAGGCGGTCTCAACGCTGTAG
- a CDS encoding alpha/beta hydrolase produces the protein MNANAHKMPHAGHYDPPAAVWSMLEPARALMEFGMLPFAAACLGQAPRGDGHPVMVIPGFMGTDNSTAVLRTYLSTLGYEVYPWALGRNFGPRGDTEQRMVERANHLAATHGRKVSLVGWSLGGIFARQIARDIPDAVRQVITMGSPFGSAGMGGTNKEIAELYEMLSGDMVAHADEHVKQRHSARPPVPCTAIYSKTDGVAVWQVCSEEDGPDTDNIEVFGSHTGLGFNAFVLYAVADRLAQAEGHWAAFDRSGPKALFYR, from the coding sequence ATGAACGCCAACGCGCACAAGATGCCTCATGCCGGCCACTACGATCCTCCGGCAGCGGTCTGGTCCATGCTCGAGCCGGCCCGGGCCCTCATGGAATTCGGAATGTTGCCGTTCGCCGCGGCCTGCCTGGGGCAGGCACCGCGCGGTGACGGCCATCCGGTCATGGTGATCCCCGGTTTCATGGGCACGGACAACTCGACGGCCGTGCTCCGGACCTATCTCTCGACGCTGGGTTACGAGGTCTATCCCTGGGCGCTGGGCCGGAACTTCGGCCCGCGAGGCGACACGGAACAGCGGATGGTGGAACGCGCCAATCATCTGGCCGCGACCCACGGCCGGAAGGTCAGCCTTGTCGGCTGGAGCCTGGGAGGCATCTTTGCCCGGCAGATCGCGCGGGACATTCCCGACGCGGTCCGTCAGGTCATCACCATGGGCAGCCCTTTCGGCAGCGCCGGAATGGGCGGCACCAACAAGGAAATCGCCGAGCTTTACGAGATGTTGTCGGGCGACATGGTCGCTCACGCGGACGAGCACGTGAAGCAGCGCCACAGCGCGCGTCCTCCCGTTCCGTGTACCGCGATCTACTCGAAGACGGACGGCGTCGCGGTGTGGCAGGTCTGTTCGGAGGAGGATGGTCCCGACACGGATAATATCGAGGTGTTCGGCAGCCATACCGGTCTCGGCTTCAATGCCTTCGTGCTCTATGCGGTGGCCGACCGCCTGGCCCAGGCGGAAGGTCACTGGGCGGCGTTCGACCGCAGCGGTCCCAAGGCGCTCTTCTACCGTTAG
- a CDS encoding autotransporter domain-containing protein, which produces MYQVQTRRRLRAGSVIARSLLIAGTVATPGYALAADLTLDNSRNETVRTSNASSGAGNITINSGGSVSVDEGDAVIVDSSHKVTNGGRIESKSGSDGVGILIDGAGTITSVITNNGTISLVADTDTDTVDQKNYGILLEGDTNLAGDIINGAAGTITVDGQDSVGIYTKGSVTGNIKNQGTINASGLSGNGMLIDGPVTGSVSNSGTINTGKASFTTGFGDQAKTTPETRGGEGIAVSGSVTAGVINDGDALTQQEEADLTSGKAEEIRGKKKDDVGTDGTIAVLGGANALWVGAGGGTAGDITIGAVGTEGNAYGVINRGDLASSSTTEGQAVETVRIGGLTGSAGSTTVVGGFFNDGGEITSKAVGTGTSTAVAIGAFANVPEIRNTGLIEATAAGGIANGIVIEQSAEVGKIENSGTIVATSATAAANGIVDRSGSVTSFNNTGTVEATGSTATAIDFSASSQDITFTNTGDITGAVKLGGGGDTVTITGGTLTGDLELGAGSNTLTLADEAVFTGDLTATQGQVDLVVTNATFAIASSKGAQVNNASFDKDSTLSIPIFGSDSTAGTLKASGTVSFADGATLVTDFKTLSSEDITFTLVDSTALAFESDLNGLNINDTSAFFDTIVSLDEADPTNIIVTVKRATAEDLGLNPNQTAIFNASGSVLEADTELGGAMARLQTDEQVQDAFNQLMPDNSGATQQGIFKSQAAIFGAINKRMDGIYKLDQRYKERVDRLAGKDPKRAEKLRKRNDFTIWAEQLVYVAKQSPYGNQLGFGGYSYGIAAGVDYPLFGLDAVGVSISQVWSEYREKTSFDKPTSVQTTQFNIYAGYETNGFFIDATGGYGISSYDQERRLVIGTVDRRMFSDWSGHHFAANVRAGYGAKIGRFSLSAAASLSYMKLHESGYVERSIQATNEEATKTEATTPDGVKLVVSSQDVEFLRGNIGVQLGMRIEDGTGIIEPQLRAGMTREFSYKGPVNVAHFLQGGPATAFTTLGELGSASTFYAGTGVDLSAYFGTLSFDYDVEFGGGKLNHVGSATVRVSF; this is translated from the coding sequence ATGTATCAAGTCCAAACCCGCCGCCGACTGCGCGCCGGCAGCGTCATCGCCAGAAGTCTTCTGATCGCGGGTACCGTCGCGACGCCGGGCTATGCCCTGGCCGCCGATCTGACGCTCGACAACAGCCGGAATGAGACGGTTCGGACCTCGAACGCCAGCAGCGGCGCGGGCAACATCACCATCAATTCGGGCGGCTCGGTGTCCGTCGACGAAGGCGACGCGGTGATCGTCGACAGCAGCCACAAGGTCACCAATGGTGGCCGCATTGAGTCCAAATCGGGTTCGGACGGGGTCGGGATTCTTATCGATGGCGCCGGCACCATCACCAGCGTCATCACCAACAATGGTACCATCTCGCTCGTCGCCGACACGGACACGGACACGGTCGACCAGAAGAATTATGGCATCCTGCTCGAGGGTGACACCAATCTGGCGGGCGACATCATCAATGGCGCGGCGGGGACCATCACCGTCGATGGCCAGGATTCCGTCGGCATCTACACCAAGGGCAGCGTCACCGGGAATATCAAGAACCAGGGCACGATCAACGCCAGTGGTCTCAGCGGCAACGGCATGCTCATCGACGGACCGGTGACCGGGTCGGTCAGCAACAGCGGTACCATCAACACGGGCAAGGCATCCTTCACCACCGGCTTCGGTGATCAGGCCAAGACCACGCCCGAGACGCGCGGCGGCGAAGGCATCGCGGTCAGTGGCAGCGTAACGGCGGGCGTGATCAATGACGGCGACGCGCTGACCCAGCAGGAGGAGGCCGATCTCACCTCGGGAAAGGCCGAGGAAATCCGGGGCAAGAAGAAAGACGACGTCGGCACCGACGGCACCATCGCGGTCCTTGGCGGCGCCAATGCCCTGTGGGTGGGCGCGGGCGGCGGCACGGCCGGCGACATCACCATTGGCGCGGTCGGCACCGAAGGCAACGCCTATGGCGTGATCAATCGCGGTGATCTCGCCAGTTCCTCGACCACGGAAGGTCAGGCGGTGGAAACCGTGCGGATCGGCGGCCTGACGGGCAGCGCCGGGAGCACCACGGTCGTCGGCGGATTCTTCAATGATGGCGGTGAGATCACGTCGAAAGCCGTCGGCACGGGCACATCGACCGCGGTCGCGATCGGGGCATTCGCCAATGTGCCGGAAATCAGGAATACCGGCCTGATCGAGGCCACGGCCGCTGGCGGCATCGCCAACGGCATCGTCATCGAACAGAGCGCCGAAGTCGGCAAGATCGAAAATTCCGGGACGATCGTCGCCACATCCGCGACCGCCGCCGCGAACGGCATCGTCGACCGCTCGGGGTCGGTCACCAGCTTCAACAATACGGGCACCGTCGAGGCTACCGGCTCGACGGCGACGGCCATCGACTTTTCGGCCTCGTCCCAGGACATCACCTTCACGAATACGGGCGACATCACCGGCGCGGTAAAGTTGGGCGGCGGGGGCGATACGGTGACCATCACCGGCGGCACGCTGACCGGCGACCTCGAACTGGGCGCGGGCAGCAATACACTTACCCTGGCGGATGAGGCGGTCTTCACCGGCGATCTCACCGCGACACAGGGTCAGGTCGACCTGGTGGTCACCAATGCGACCTTCGCCATCGCGAGCAGCAAGGGCGCGCAGGTCAACAACGCCAGCTTCGACAAGGATTCGACCTTGTCGATCCCGATCTTCGGCAGCGATTCGACGGCCGGCACGCTCAAGGCCAGTGGCACCGTTTCGTTCGCGGACGGCGCGACCCTTGTCACCGATTTCAAGACGCTGTCGTCGGAGGACATCACCTTCACCCTGGTCGATTCCACGGCGCTGGCTTTCGAGAGCGATCTGAACGGTCTCAACATCAATGACACGTCCGCCTTCTTCGACACCATCGTGTCCCTGGACGAGGCCGATCCGACCAACATCATCGTCACCGTCAAGCGGGCGACGGCGGAAGATCTCGGGCTGAATCCGAACCAGACGGCGATCTTCAATGCGTCGGGCTCGGTACTGGAAGCCGATACGGAACTGGGCGGCGCCATGGCGCGGCTACAGACGGACGAGCAGGTGCAGGACGCCTTCAACCAGCTGATGCCGGACAACAGCGGTGCGACCCAGCAAGGCATCTTCAAGAGTCAGGCCGCTATTTTCGGCGCGATCAACAAGCGTATGGACGGCATCTACAAACTGGATCAGCGCTACAAGGAGCGGGTCGACCGTCTGGCGGGCAAGGATCCAAAGCGGGCCGAAAAGCTGCGCAAGCGTAATGACTTCACCATCTGGGCCGAACAACTGGTCTATGTCGCCAAGCAGAGCCCGTATGGCAATCAGCTCGGTTTCGGCGGTTACAGCTATGGCATCGCGGCGGGCGTTGATTACCCGCTCTTCGGTCTCGATGCGGTTGGTGTCAGCATCTCCCAGGTCTGGTCGGAGTACCGGGAAAAGACGTCGTTCGACAAACCGACCTCCGTCCAGACGACACAGTTCAACATTTATGCCGGCTATGAGACCAACGGCTTCTTTATCGATGCGACGGGCGGCTATGGCATCAGTTCATACGACCAGGAACGCCGTCTGGTGATCGGCACGGTTGACCGGCGCATGTTCAGCGACTGGAGCGGACATCACTTCGCCGCCAATGTGCGTGCCGGTTATGGCGCCAAGATCGGACGATTCTCGCTCTCGGCCGCGGCCAGCCTCAGCTACATGAAGCTTCATGAAAGCGGCTATGTGGAACGAAGCATCCAGGCCACCAACGAGGAAGCCACCAAGACGGAAGCCACCACGCCCGACGGTGTGAAGCTGGTGGTCTCGTCACAGGATGTGGAGTTCCTGCGCGGCAATATCGGCGTCCAGCTCGGCATGCGGATCGAGGACGGCACCGGCATCATCGAACCGCAGCTGCGCGCCGGCATGACACGCGAGTTCAGCTACAAGGGGCCCGTCAACGTCGCTCACTTCCTGCAGGGCGGGCCGGCCACCGCGTTCACAACCCTTGGCGAACTGGGCTCGGCCAGCACGTTCTATGCGGGTACGGGTGTCGACCTCAGCGCTTATTTCGGCACGTTGTCCTTCGACTACGATGTGGAATTCGGCGGCGGCAAGCTGAACCATGTCGGTTCCGCCACGGTCCGCGTCAGCTTCTGA
- a CDS encoding NADP-dependent oxidoreductase has product MSNPANRQWVLARRPEGMISVDDFAPATSDIAEPLDGQLVVKVTHIAYEPAMRGWVREIPGHGANLPIGGVMKASGVGEVVASRHPEFQPGDKVSGMFGWQQYAVVDAVGQLLPVQKMPAGVTEEMALSVLGITGLTAYFGMLDVGKPRAGDTVVVSGAAGATGSIAGQIARIAGCRVIGIAGGAEKCAWLTDEAGFDAAIDYKNEDVSARLQALAPKGINVFYDNVGGAILEAALDNIAIGSRIVICGGISGYNVADDAAVGPRNYMRIVNSPSTMSGFLLGQFSARFDEAREQLGAWAREGKIRFSVDVQEGFDNVPATLLRLFHGQNLGKQLCRIA; this is encoded by the coding sequence ATGAGCAATCCAGCGAACCGCCAATGGGTACTGGCACGGCGTCCTGAGGGGATGATCTCCGTTGATGATTTCGCGCCCGCGACGAGCGATATCGCCGAGCCGCTGGATGGCCAGCTCGTCGTAAAGGTCACCCATATCGCCTATGAGCCCGCCATGCGCGGCTGGGTGCGCGAAATTCCTGGGCACGGGGCCAACCTGCCGATCGGCGGGGTCATGAAGGCCTCGGGTGTGGGCGAGGTCGTCGCTTCCCGTCATCCCGAGTTTCAGCCCGGCGACAAGGTATCCGGCATGTTCGGCTGGCAGCAATATGCCGTGGTCGATGCGGTGGGCCAGTTGTTGCCCGTGCAGAAGATGCCTGCGGGGGTGACCGAGGAAATGGCGCTCAGCGTCCTAGGCATCACCGGCCTGACCGCCTATTTCGGCATGCTCGACGTCGGCAAGCCGCGCGCCGGCGACACGGTGGTGGTCTCCGGCGCGGCGGGCGCGACCGGCTCCATCGCCGGGCAGATCGCGCGGATCGCCGGGTGTCGGGTGATTGGCATCGCCGGCGGCGCCGAGAAATGCGCCTGGCTGACCGACGAGGCGGGCTTCGATGCCGCCATCGACTACAAGAACGAGGATGTCTCCGCTCGGCTGCAGGCACTGGCGCCCAAGGGCATCAACGTCTTCTACGACAATGTGGGCGGTGCGATTCTCGAAGCGGCGCTGGACAACATCGCGATCGGCAGCCGCATCGTCATCTGTGGCGGCATTTCGGGCTACAACGTCGCCGACGACGCCGCTGTCGGCCCGCGCAACTACATGCGCATCGTCAACAGCCCCTCGACCATGAGCGGCTTCCTACTGGGCCAGTTTTCGGCCCGCTTCGACGAGGCGCGCGAGCAGCTCGGCGCCTGGGCGCGCGAGGGCAAGATCCGCTTCTCGGTGGATGTGCAGGAAGGATTCGACAACGTGCCCGCCACCTTGCTGCGGCTGTTCCATGGCCAGAATCTCGGCAAGCAGCTCTGCCGCATCGCGTGA
- a CDS encoding DEAD/DEAH box helicase codes for MTTTFNDLGLIEPLLRALTTENYTIPTPIQAQAIPLLLQGKDLLGIAQTGTGKTAAFTLPMLQRLAAEKIQAAPKTARALILAPTRELAVQIADSIRNYGRNLGLRQAVILGGVGQNPQIKAMSRGVDVLVATPGRLLDLVNQKHVNLSGTGILVLDEADRMLDMGFIRDVRKIVSVMPRKRQSLLFSATMPTDVAKLASDMLIDPVRVEVTPAATTVERIDQSVYFIDAGGKQALLTRLLQDKAMSKVIVFTRTKHRANRVAEQLSKSGLPADAIHGNKSQSARQNALDRFKTGAARVLVATDIAARGIDVDGITHVINFELPNEPESYVHRIGRTARAGAEGIAIAFCDPTERAYLRGIEKLTRVTLSVVGETPRDTGESPPENGRNRPRTQAPRGRGGRPQESRHGEGRPAEGQQADGRTGDAKSGAARRRRRPRRSPMQQAA; via the coding sequence GTGACGACGACTTTCAACGACCTCGGTCTCATCGAGCCGCTTCTGCGTGCCCTGACCACCGAGAACTACACCATTCCGACCCCGATTCAGGCGCAGGCGATCCCGCTGCTGCTGCAGGGTAAGGATCTGCTGGGCATCGCCCAGACGGGTACCGGCAAGACCGCCGCGTTCACCCTTCCCATGCTGCAGCGTCTGGCCGCCGAAAAGATCCAGGCCGCGCCGAAGACCGCGCGGGCGCTGATCCTGGCGCCGACCCGCGAACTGGCGGTGCAGATCGCCGACAGCATCCGCAACTATGGCCGCAATCTTGGCTTGCGCCAAGCCGTCATCCTGGGCGGTGTCGGCCAGAACCCGCAGATCAAGGCGATGTCGCGCGGCGTCGACGTTCTCGTCGCCACGCCCGGCCGCCTGCTCGATCTGGTCAACCAGAAGCACGTCAACCTCTCGGGCACGGGTATCCTTGTGCTCGACGAGGCCGACCGGATGCTCGACATGGGCTTCATCCGCGACGTGCGCAAAATCGTGTCGGTCATGCCGCGCAAGCGCCAGTCGCTGCTGTTCTCGGCCACCATGCCGACCGACGTGGCCAAGCTGGCGTCGGACATGCTGATCGATCCGGTACGCGTCGAGGTGACCCCCGCCGCCACCACGGTCGAACGGATCGACCAGAGCGTGTATTTCATCGACGCTGGCGGCAAGCAGGCCTTGCTCACCCGCCTGCTGCAGGACAAGGCGATGAGCAAGGTGATCGTGTTCACGCGCACCAAGCACCGCGCCAACCGCGTCGCCGAGCAGCTGAGCAAGAGCGGCCTGCCCGCCGACGCCATCCACGGCAACAAGTCCCAGAGCGCGCGCCAGAACGCCCTGGACCGTTTCAAGACCGGCGCGGCGCGCGTGCTTGTCGCGACCGACATCGCCGCGCGCGGCATTGACGTCGACGGCATCACCCACGTGATCAATTTCGAGCTGCCGAACGAGCCCGAGAGCTACGTCCACCGCATCGGCCGCACCGCGCGCGCCGGCGCCGAGGGCATCGCCATCGCGTTCTGCGACCCGACCGAGCGCGCCTATCTGCGCGGCATCGAGAAACTGACCCGCGTGACGCTCAGCGTCGTCGGCGAAACGCCCCGCGACACGGGCGAGAGCCCGCCGGAGAATGGCCGCAACCGTCCGCGCACGCAGGCGCCGCGCGGTCGCGGTGGCCGGCCGCAGGAAAGCCGTCACGGCGAAGGCCGGCCAGCAGAGGGCCAGCAGGCCGACGGACGCACGGGCGACGCCAAATCCGGTGCCGCGCGTCGTCGTCGCCGCCCGCGCCGCTCCCCGATGCAGCAGGCGGCCTGA